GCGTCGAGATCACCCGCCGTGGTCTCGGCAGCTTCTCCGACCGGAATTGGTGCTTTCTCCATCGCCTCCCGCTCGATCTTCTCCCCACCTTTCGCCCTGATGGCGGCCGCCACGCCACCTCCCATAACGCCGCGGCTGTTAGCTGGGTTGACGATAGCGTCGGCGCTAAGCTCTGTTATATCTCCCCTTAAAACTACTACCTTTATACCTTCTAACTCGGACTCGGCGATCCTCTCGAGCGCCATGCGATCTACCCCCGGCTTCGGTGACTCCCGCCGTTTCCCCACACTTTTTGAACTGGCACGATAGTCTCCACCGGTCGGTCCCGGACTCCGTCGCAATCGTCAGCGGGCGTCCCCCCGTCGGGCGATGCTCGTCACCGGCCTGGACGCGCCCGGTGGTCGAACGCACTCTAAGACGCCGTCCTCACCGACCCGACTGGATGGTGTACGACCTTGGGTGCGAGGGTGGATGGTGATGGGTCACCTTTCCCCAGGTGAGGGGTCGGGACGCTCGCAGTTGGTCCTTTCCGGGTGTGCCCGGCGGCTTGCTCGCCCCTTCATCCCGCCCGGAACGGGCCGTCAGGGACGGCCTCAACCGATGTGACCGGGCTACCGACGGGCCGGATCATCGGAGGCGGCGGGGGGAGGCCGCCCGATCCTGACCGGCCGTGTTCTCAAGCCTCTGTAAACGGCTTTAAACGGTGTTCGGTCACCGCGTCCTCGGTCCGGGGGAACGGTCGGATGGATCCCTGGTTAGCGTTGGCGGTCATGGTTGGGTGTTTCATCGGGTTCCACTTCCTTTCGGAGCTGCTAGTGGACGCCACGGTGGCCGTCGCCCGGAAATACGGTCTCTCGGAGTCGGTCGCCGGGGCCACCCTCGCGGCGATCGGGACCAGCGCACCCGAGTTCGGCTCCTCGTTGAGCTCGATCATGCTCGAACACCCGAACGTGGGTGTGGGTACAGTCCTGGGATCGGCCGTGTACAACATCACCGTCATACCCGGGCTCGCGGCGCTCGCCGCTGGTGGTCTGACTCTCGAGCGTGCCGTGTACCTTCGAGACGTTCTCTTCTACCTCCTCGCGCTCGTGGCCGTGCTCGTCTGTCTCTGGGATCGGGTGATCCTCCGCGTCGAGGCACTCGCATGGGTGATACTGTACGGACTCTACGTCCTTCTGATGAAACGGACAGACGGGAACGCCCTCGAGGCCGAAGGTGGTACCGATGAAATCCAGCTGCGGAACCTCGTCGTCCGGATATCGGTGGCAGTGGTCGGAATCGCTGTACTCTCCGACCTGATGGTCCGGGCGACTGTCGATTTCTGCTGGGGGTTCGGTCTGTCAGAGTCGAAGGTGAGTCTGCTCTTAAACGCCGCGGGTACGTCGGTACCCGACACCTTGGCCTCTGTGCACGCGGCCCGTCGTGGTTTCGGGAGCTTAGCTGTCTCGAACGCCGTCGGAAGCAACACGTTCGACCTCCTCGTCTGCTTAGGGGTTCCACTGTCGCTCGTGCCCCAGATCTCAGTCCACGGGGAGTTGGGGCCGACGGCGCTGGCACTGGTCGGCTGCGTGGTGTTCCTGTACCTGATCACGGCGGACGGGAAGCTTCGCAGCGTGGAGGCACTGGCGTTGCTCGGGGCGTACGCGGCGTTTGTGGCGTATTTACTAGTATAAAGGATGGGCACTCTCGGCGCACCCGGGCACTTAAAGAACGGCTCCGGTACTCCGGTGGATCCGAAATCACGTACCCCGAGTGGGTTGCACCGGGGGATTAGTGCTAACTCGCGGGGTTGTCAGTACCTTACGGAGAGGATGGCGTAGGCCACGGAGCCATGGGGAGTCGCACCATGCATGATGACGCTATCCGCGAGTGGAGAGGGAAAACCTGGGAGGAGGTGGACGGGAAGGTACGATGTCTGGTATGCCCACGGAAGTGCGTGATTTCCGACGGGGAGCGGGGGTTTTGTCGAGTCCGAGAGAATCGGGACGGTGAGCTCGTCTTACTGATCCACGGGAAGGCCAGTACGGCGGTTCCGGACCCCATCGAGAAGAAGCCCTTGTTCCATTACAAGCCGGGTACGGAGGTGTTCTCACTGGGTACCGTCGGGTGTAACTTCCGGTGCAAACACTGTCAAAACTGGCAGATCAGTCAGGCGGGGCCGGAGGAAGTTCCGCTGGAAGAGTGGCCTCCGAAGCGGATCGTCGAGGCCGCGAAGCGTACCGGGTGCGAGAGCGTAGCGTTCACTTACAACGAACCGATCATCGGTCTGGAGTACACGCTCGAGACCTTCGAAGTCTGCCGTGAGGAGGGACTCGGGTGTGTCTACGTGACCAACGGGTTCGCGACAGAACGGACTGCGAAGATACTCGGCGAGGTCCTTGATGCGGCTAACGTCGACCTCAAGGCGTTCACAGAGGACTTCTACCGCGACGTCGCGAAAGCTTGTCTGGAGCCTGTCCTCCGGACATGCAAGATCTGGAAAGGTATGGACGTACACGTCGAGCTGACTACCTTGGTTATCCCCGGATATAACGACTCGGAGGAGGAAGCACGAGAGATCGCGCGATGGATACGGAAGGAATTGGGTCCCGATACCCCGTGGCACGTGAGCAGGTTCCACCCGGACTACAGGATGCTCGACGTACCACCGACACCCGTCGAGACCGTCGAGAAATTCGTCGAGATAGGCTACGAAGAAGGCCTCTACTACGTGTACGCGGGTAACGTTCCGGGCCACAAGTACGAGAACACGTACTGCCCGGAGTGTAAGGAACCGGTCGTAGTACGCCGTGGGTTCTCGGTCGTGAAGACGCACTTCACCGACGACTTCCACTGCAAGCACTGCGATGCTAAACTACACTTCGTGACCTGAGTCGGCCAATCGAGGCGTCTTCATCGCCTCCTCCTCGGCTCCAGACGGCCCACACTCGTCATCCTTCACGGTGAACCTCGCCGTTGGTCCGTTCCATGACTCCGCCAGTGTCGGAGAGCCGTCGGGCGGATGACCTTAAGGTAGTCGCTGTGGTGGTAGGGGTGAGAACGTGCGGGCTTACTTCGAGCTTGCCCGACCGGTCAACTGCACGATGGCCGCCTTGGGAGTGGTCGTAGGGGAGCTGATCGCGGGAGCCAGGCTCGACGTCGGGGCGACCCTCGCGCCGGTAGTCGCCGCGGTCGTATGTGCGGGGGGGAACGCCATTAACGACTACTTCGACGCCGACATCGACGCCGTGAACAGACCGGAGAGACCGATCCCGAGCGGTCGGGTGTCACCGCGGTCGGCTCAGATGTTCGCCCTCGGATGCTTTACCGCCGGAATCGGGATGGCTACTGTGATCAACCGGATGTGTCTCACGATCGCCGCCCTGAACTCTACCTTACTCTACCTATACTCATGGCGCCTGAAGGGGACGCCCCTCATCGGGAACGTCGTGGTCTCCTACTTGGTGGGTTCTTGCTTCCTGTTCGGAGCTGCGGTAGGTCAGCGGCCGGCGCCCGCGGTGTGGCTCTTCCTGCTAGCTTTTCTGGCGAACTTGGTACGTGAGGTCCTCAAGGACCTGGAAGACGTCGAGGGGGACGCGGCGCTCGGTCTCAAGACGCTCCCGATCGCGTGCGGCGAGAGGATCACTCTCCGAGTGGCGACGGTGTTCGCGATCGCGCTGGCCGTCCTCACGCCGCTACCATACTTGGACGGTGTCGTCGGGTGGCCGTATCTGGTCCTGGCCCTACCCGCCGCCGCGGTCATACTTCTGGCCTCGGTCCTCGCGGTCGTAGGGAACTGGGACGCGGGTAAGGCGCAGCGGGTGGTCAAGGTTGGGATGCTGTTGGGGTTGCTGGCCTTCCTGGTCTCACTCCTCTAGGTCCTCGAACCTGTCCTCGAGCTTCTTCAGTACGTCCGGTAGCGTCGTGTACTCCAGTTCCTCCTTAGACAGTAGGTGCGGCTGGAACGGTCCGTGTCTCCGGATGTAGTCCGCCACCTCGTTCGCGATCTCCCTCGCCCGGTCGAACGCCGGGTCCGCGAATAGGTCCTGCGGGCCGACCAGCTCTCCGTTCCTCAGCTGGAACCCGAGCGCTATGATCCTAGGTGGACCGTCGAACCTCGTCGGGTGCGCCTTCTCCTCCGACACGGGCATCAGCGGACCGTTGTGGCTACCCCTCATCCATCCGGCCACGAGGTGCGGGAACGTGAACGGTTCGAGCACCTCACCGACGGCCGGGAACCCGCTCTGGCACCTCACGATGGCGACCGGGTCGTCCTTACCAACGTACTCGCCGGCGATCAGGTTCAACCTCTCCGTGCTCGTCACGGCCGCGATGCGTTCGGCCTCGTCCTCATCCCCCTTCTTGTACACGCGCTTGATCGCGTAGCGCTGGGTTTGACCGATCAGGGCGAGCAGATCGTACATTTCCTCGGGACACTTCAGGACAACCTTCTTCTGGTCAATAACGTCGTGAACCTCGAACTCGAACCCGTTGTGCATGCTCGGATCCAGTACCAGACCGGCCGTGTTGTTCGGGTCCGCGAAGATCCGGAACAGTGGTAGGTTGAACGCGCTCGGCTCTGTCTTGTCGCAACAGAACACGATGATCGGCTCGCTCGGACGCTCCACCAGCTCCATCTCCGCCGCGCCCGGACCGAGCCCACGCACGTTGCCGCTGAACGCGTCGGACAGTAGGTCCTGACCTGCGCCGTACAACTTCAGGTCCTCCGCGACCTTCGTGGCCTCTTGGAACGCGTTCCATGCGAGCTCGTGCACCTTCTCGTCGTCTTCACCGCGCGTGTGCGTCATGATGAGATCGATGTCGTCGCCACACCGAGTCACGTAGTAGTCGATGATCACCTCGTCCACAGCGTCTTCGAGGACTCCCTCACAGGCCTCCAGTAGATCCGGATGTACCTCCGAGTGGCCCGGGAAACCTCCCACGTCCGCCTTGATCACGCTCACGGTGACCTTCTCCTCGGCCACCGAGACTACCCCCACCGGTCGGCCGTTACCGGTGTTAAAAGGGGCTTCGGTCGTTCACTCACCCTGCAACCGCATGATCGCCTCCGCGAGGTCTCCACCGGTCTCTTCGAGCGCCTTCCTCGCTTCTTCCTCGGAGACCCCGGCTTGTTCCGCGACTAACTTCACGTCCTCGTCTGTGAACGGCTCTTTCTCCGGCTTCTCCCGCTTCGCCTTCCCGGCCACTTGGTAAAATTCCTGATCCATGATCTTCATCCGTATGACCTGTGGCTTCTCGAAGACGAGCTTCGAACTGTCCTTTAGGTGGATCTCCACCCGCTCCACGCCGCTGACAGGTTCTTGCTCCATGCCCATCTCACGCATGAGTCTCTGTAGCTTTCTTGGGTCGATCTTGCCGCCTGGGAACAATTACAATCCCCCTCCCTACCCGGTCGGATCCGGTGATAAAATGGTTAACTAGAGGCCTCGACGCACACGGACCGCGACCCCGTGTTCGAAGTACTCGACCTCCCACCCCGAGAGCCTCATCTTGCCCACCGCCAGCAGCTCGTCGTCCTCCGAAACCACGAGGCACTCATCCCCCGGTCGAAGTTCCTCCCAGCCCCGGAGGGCGTACTCGCAGAAGAGGTCGCGACCCCTCCTCACGGCCTCGACCCACTCGTCCGCACAGACCACACGGTGCTCCGGCGGTTCCGTGGCGGAGTGTAGGCGTCTTGCTCCCTCCGGGGCCAGCGAGGCTAGACCGTCCGAGGCCCTTACGGTGCACAACCTTTCCCCGTCAACGAACACCTCGCGCGGGCGACCTCGGCGCACCCTCACCTTCACCTCGCCGTCGAGCATTGCGTCCGCGGCCTCACGCCCGAACTGATACGCCAGGATACCACGCACAATCTCCACGTAGCGGCTCATGGGGGAACCCACCCGTTGGATTCGGACGTCCTCCTGAGACACGCCGAGGAGGTTTCCGATGCCTGTGTCGTTTACGCCCTCGAGGGAGAACTCGTCGAGATCGAGGCTTCCAACGGAGAACTCAGGAAGGCCGATTCCGACCGCATCCGCACCTACGCCGTCCGTGTTCTCAAGGGAGGATCGTGGGGAGTCGCCTCCGGTCCCGATCCCGAGCGACATCTCATCGAGCGAGCTTTACGGTCCACCGGCGAAGGTTCCGTGAGGATCCCTGAGGACGTTCCGGCTGCCGAGGGATCGTACCGGTGGGAAGGAAAGCTCTCTCCGCTCGACTCCCTCGACGATGCCGCCGAATTATCAGTGGAGTTATCACGTGAGGTACCGTACGATTGCGAGATCACGTGCTCCGCCGGCTCCGTCCGGTACACGATCACATCCACTTGGGGGTCCGAGTGCGAGGCCCGACTCGACCGCGTGAACTTCTGGGTTAAAGTCAGCGGTAAGGGGACCGCAGGTAGGGAAGAGTATACGGAGCGGGACGGGGCTAATTGCGCCAGTATAGAGCTGTTCTTGGAGCGGGCGGAGGAGGTCAGAGACGAAGCGGTCCGGAGGCTCGAAGATTTGTTGGAGGCGGAGCCCGGTCCGGAGCGTGCGGAGTCGGTGATCACGGATCCCGAA
Above is a window of Methanopyrus sp. SNP6 DNA encoding:
- a CDS encoding calcium/sodium antiporter; this translates as MDPWLALAVMVGCFIGFHFLSELLVDATVAVARKYGLSESVAGATLAAIGTSAPEFGSSLSSIMLEHPNVGVGTVLGSAVYNITVIPGLAALAAGGLTLERAVYLRDVLFYLLALVAVLVCLWDRVILRVEALAWVILYGLYVLLMKRTDGNALEAEGGTDEIQLRNLVVRISVAVVGIAVLSDLMVRATVDFCWGFGLSESKVSLLLNAAGTSVPDTLASVHAARRGFGSLAVSNAVGSNTFDLLVCLGVPLSLVPQISVHGELGPTALALVGCVVFLYLITADGKLRSVEALALLGAYAAFVAYLLV
- the amrS gene encoding AmmeMemoRadiSam system radical SAM enzyme, whose translation is MHDDAIREWRGKTWEEVDGKVRCLVCPRKCVISDGERGFCRVRENRDGELVLLIHGKASTAVPDPIEKKPLFHYKPGTEVFSLGTVGCNFRCKHCQNWQISQAGPEEVPLEEWPPKRIVEAAKRTGCESVAFTYNEPIIGLEYTLETFEVCREEGLGCVYVTNGFATERTAKILGEVLDAANVDLKAFTEDFYRDVAKACLEPVLRTCKIWKGMDVHVELTTLVIPGYNDSEEEAREIARWIRKELGPDTPWHVSRFHPDYRMLDVPPTPVETVEKFVEIGYEEGLYYVYAGNVPGHKYENTYCPECKEPVVVRRGFSVVKTHFTDDFHCKHCDAKLHFVT
- a CDS encoding geranylgeranylglycerol-phosphate geranylgeranyltransferase, which translates into the protein MRAYFELARPVNCTMAALGVVVGELIAGARLDVGATLAPVVAAVVCAGGNAINDYFDADIDAVNRPERPIPSGRVSPRSAQMFALGCFTAGIGMATVINRMCLTIAALNSTLLYLYSWRLKGTPLIGNVVVSYLVGSCFLFGAAVGQRPAPAVWLFLLAFLANLVREVLKDLEDVEGDAALGLKTLPIACGERITLRVATVFAIALAVLTPLPYLDGVVGWPYLVLALPAAAVILLASVLAVVGNWDAGKAQRVVKVGMLLGLLAFLVSLL
- the fbp gene encoding fructose-1,6-bisphosphate aldolase/phosphatase, producing MAEEKVTVSVIKADVGGFPGHSEVHPDLLEACEGVLEDAVDEVIIDYYVTRCGDDIDLIMTHTRGEDDEKVHELAWNAFQEATKVAEDLKLYGAGQDLLSDAFSGNVRGLGPGAAEMELVERPSEPIIVFCCDKTEPSAFNLPLFRIFADPNNTAGLVLDPSMHNGFEFEVHDVIDQKKVVLKCPEEMYDLLALIGQTQRYAIKRVYKKGDEDEAERIAAVTSTERLNLIAGEYVGKDDPVAIVRCQSGFPAVGEVLEPFTFPHLVAGWMRGSHNGPLMPVSEEKAHPTRFDGPPRIIALGFQLRNGELVGPQDLFADPAFDRAREIANEVADYIRRHGPFQPHLLSKEELEYTTLPDVLKKLEDRFEDLEE
- a CDS encoding nascent polypeptide-associated complex protein, with the protein product MFPGGKIDPRKLQRLMREMGMEQEPVSGVERVEIHLKDSSKLVFEKPQVIRMKIMDQEFYQVAGKAKREKPEKEPFTDEDVKLVAEQAGVSEEEARKALEETGGDLAEAIMRLQGE
- a CDS encoding PUA domain-containing protein, with protein sequence MSRYVEIVRGILAYQFGREAADAMLDGEVKVRVRRGRPREVFVDGERLCTVRASDGLASLAPEGARRLHSATEPPEHRVVCADEWVEAVRRGRDLFCEYALRGWEELRPGDECLVVSEDDELLAVGKMRLSGWEVEYFEHGVAVRVRRGL